A stretch of Anoplolepis gracilipes chromosome 12, ASM4749672v1, whole genome shotgun sequence DNA encodes these proteins:
- the Tusp gene encoding tubby-related protein 4, whose amino-acid sequence MHLHFEKNNNAKCDCNILSLSWMGKVPDESPEDEGWKLDRTNYYQEGWLATGNARGLVGVTFTTSHCRTRTAELPLRANYNLRGHRSEVILVKWNEPYQKLASCDSSGVIFVWIKYDGRWSIELINDRSTPVTHFSWSHDGRMALICYRDGFVLVGSVAGQRYWSSMLNDKATITCGIWTPDDQQVYFGTTAGQLIVMDVHGAMVSEVQLAAGVTSMAWSAEKFTMEEDETCDRSQKDDRNYVLAVCLADGNIVMLRSFDDVSPITIRSNLKPPLHAEWSNSRKLLAIAGTKESEHVHPGSPLEYTNLLKFYSVNGTLVYTTEIPYTQCPVSALTWGHNDRRLFVATGARVHAAWVSRRVGSLQLLSRLAVRAALTRESNVQQLPLPPRLRASVAALFANTIRCLVPEPRELRRFVSRPPPGGSRLHCTMLRHAVEPVPCYTLYLEYLGGLVPLLKGRRTSKIRPEFVIFDPQSQETLQVFDDMSQCPSYSDGSDTEKDTADLCGSPRYRKKNRKKRDERPSDEATEREEKSNDLTYVDTLPEHARLVEVTSNIWGTKFKFHGLADSIPANLGQVTYRTSLLHLQPRQMTLVMTELRDDLPAGPDPTFNPNLFSEDEEESYQESSSRTTPEAQPPPIAPMTPRNARLNHPSRPKSQMSNQFLATETLPTSLGKIESYESEYVPYVDLQDMGNLYENIRNAPTNTYRTPPRHNPPRCCDVPALQSPKNAVAPTQTLIATSNAGADYANSIQRMKNVLADVQQSGVATKKELENNKLNQIASDEKPCLTSSTCPASIISMQNGQAAEASSSRYSISQSPVANGLENVDCTPAVYLNGLNNMACASNAVHQSAMSQSAHSFVHSKNNQNTGANFNATSSNNNSSSQIGQAASLLVNKNGVHGIVSAACSYQFPENIEQCFGSSCSQCFAKPKDSKCHVCYGKTNAGTTGVVKLDEDLMRFSDDDIGCGDTGISRGVHRTSTVISIGPMCSNDSIVRSCSVGYLDLVDAQLVPCDVALRMLRRDAPNKRLVLVSRKTKRRKRNKPQPQLDVSQPSSKPPRLRNCGKSKSLDSSDIFPSNEQIASPPQLPEHVEETTGAVNNSEVTEDSAVKCDESGPPKDTTREIIDKREESNGHVTHETQTEEKPSQPQAVASPVKGSSPSGSFVSSLDGLAARLRDFDDSHSLPPPSPRPSSRLPRSSPSSPAPSKKGKRPASASPIRRRLLSSPLLSRRMRKSRGESSDEEGLLQDDSSSTTSYRDLETFQKAQLRQKLKQRGAGISKPEAIRRDAQLVMHNKAPMWNESSQVYQLDFGGRVTQESAKNFQIEFRGRQVMQFGRIDGNAYTLDFQYPFSALQAFAVALANVTQRLK is encoded by the exons ATGCATCTGCACTTTGAGAAGAATAACAACGCCAAATGCGACTGCAATATCCTGTCGCTCAGCTGGATGGGCAAAGTGCCGGACGAGTCGCCGgag GATGAAGGATGGAAGCTCGATCGTACAAATTACTACCAAGAAGGATGGCTGGCAACTGGCAACGCTCGCGGCTTGGTAGGGGTAACTTTTACTACATCGCATTGTCGCACCAGAACCGCCGAACTTCCACTCAGGGCAAATTACAATCTCCGAGGGCATCGTAGCGAA GTGATACTTGTCAAATGGAACGAACCCTATCAGAAACTGGCTTCGTGCGACAGTTCGGGTGTAATCTTCGTTTGGATAAAATACGACGGACGATGGAGTATAGAATTAATCAACGACAGAAGCACACCTGTTACGCATTTTTCTTGGTCTCACGACGGTCGCATGGCTCTTATATGTTACAGg GATGGTTTCGTACTGGTCGGGAGTGTCGCCGGTCAAAGATATTGGTCGTCGATGCTCAACGACAAAGCGACGATAACCTGCGGCATTTGGACTCCGGACGATCAGCag GTCTATTTCGGGACGACCGCGGGTCAGTTAATCGTGATGGACGTTCACGGGGCTATGGTGTCAGAGGTACAATTAGCGGCCGGTGTCACATCGATGGCATGGAGCGCCGAGAAATTTACTATGGAGGAGGATGAGACATGTGACCGATCTCAGAAAG ATGACCGGAATTACGTCCTAGCCGTTTGTCTTGCCGACGGCAACATCGTCATGTTACGATCGTTCGACGACGTGTCGCCCATCACGATACGCAGCAACCTGAAGCCGCCTTTGCATGCCGAGTGGAGCAATTCTAGAAAACTGCTCGCTATCGCAGGCACGAAGGAGTCCGAACACGTTCACCCGGGAAGTCCGCTGGAGTACACGAATCTGCTCAAGTTCTACTCGGTCAACGGTACTCTCGTATACACGACTGAGATTCCGTACACGCAA TGCCCTGTGTCGGCACTGACATGGGGACACAATGACAGGCGACTCTTCGTAGCGACCGGGGCGCGCGTCCACGCCGCTTGGGTCTCCAG GAGAGTGGGCTCGTTACAACTACTGTCGAGGCTAGCGGTGAGAGCGGCTCTCACGAGGGAGTCCAATGTTCAACAGCTTCCGTTACCGCCGCGATTGAGAGCTTCGGTAGCCGCCCTGTTTGCTAACACGATACG ATGTTTAGTGCCGGAACCGAGAGAACTGCGACGCTTCGTGTCGAGGCCACCGCCCGGAGGTAGCCGGTTACATTGCACCATGCTCAGACACGCCGTCGAGCCTGTGCCGTGTTACACGCTGTATCTAGAATATCTGGGCGGTCTTGTGCCACTTTTGAAAGGTAGACGGACCAGCAAAATCCGGCCCGAATTTGTGATATTTGACCCGCAGAGCCAGGAGACTCTGCAAGTGTTCGACGACATGTCGCAGTGTCCGTCGTATAGTGATGGCTCGGATACCGAGAAGGACACTGCGGATTTATGCGGATCGCCCCGGTACCGGAAGAAGaacagaaagaaaagagacgaGAGACCGAGCGACGAAGCGACGGAGCGAGAGGAGAAGTCGAATGATCTCACATACGTGGATACTTTGCCAGAG CACGCGAGACTGGTCGAAGTAACGTCGAACATCTGGGGCACGAAATTCAAGTTTCACGGCCTGGCGGACTCGATTCCCGCGAACCTAGGTCAAGTGACTTATCGAACGTCGTTGCTGCACTTGCAACCCAGGCAAATGACGCTCGTGATGACGGAGCTTCGAGACGATCTACCTGCAG GTCCGGATCCGACGTTCAATCCGAATCTATTCTCCGAGGACGAGGAGGAATCGTATCAAGAATCGAGTTCACGAACCACCCCGGAAGCGCAACCGCCGCCGATCGCGCCCATGACACCTCGCAACGCCCGTCTGAATCATCCGAGTCGACCCAAGTCGCAAATGTCAAATCAGTTCCTGGCGACGGAGACGTTGCCGACGTCGTTGGGGAAGATCGAGAGCTATGAAAGCGAGTACGTGCCGTACGTAGATCTGCAGGACATGGGTAATCTGTacgaaaatattagaaatgcTCCCACCAACACCTATCGTACGCCACCGAGACACAATCCGCCACGATGCTGCGACGTGCCGGCTCTACAGTCACCGAAAAACGCGGTCGCGCCTACACAGACGTTGATAGCGACGTCTAACGCGGGCGCCGATTACGCCAATAGTATTCAAAGGATGAAGAATGTTCTCGCGGACGTTCAACAGTCCGGCGTGGCGACGAAGAAGGAACTCGAAAACAACAAGCTCAATCAGATCGCGTCGGACGAGAAGCCGTGCCTGACGTCGAGCACTTGTCCAGCTAGCATCATTTCCATGCAAAACGGTCAGGCCGCGGAAGCATCGAGCAGTCGATACTCGATTTCGCAGAGCCCGGTTGCGAATGGCCTCGAGAATGTCGACTGTACTCCGGCTGTATACTTGAACGGTCTAAATAATATGGCGTGCGCGAGCAACGCCGTCCATCAATCCGCGATGTCGCAGAGCGCTCACAGTTTTGTACATAGTAAGAATAATCAAAATACCGGGGCAAATTTTAATGCGACGTCGTCGAATAACAATAGCTCTTCTCAGATCGGACAAGCCGCGAGTCTACTTGTTAATAAAAACGGCGTACACGGGATAGTATCGGCCGCGTGTTCCTATCAGTTTCCGGAGAACATCGAACAGTGTTTCGGATCGTCGTGCTCGCAGTGTTTCGCGAAGCCGAAGGATTCCAAGTGTCACGTGTGTTACGGCAAGACGAATGCCGGaacgacgggtgtcgttaAGCTCGACGAGGATCTGATGCGATTCAGCGACGACGATATCGGTTGCGGCGATACGGGAATATCGCGCGGCGTTCACAGAACCTCGACGGTGATCAGTATCGGTCCGATGTGCTCCAACGACTCGATCGTCAGGAGTTGCAGCGTCGGTTATTTAGACCTGGTGGATGCTCAACTAGTGCCGTGCGACGTGGCATTGAGAATGCTGCGGAGAGACGCGCCGAATAAAAGACTGGTATTGGTGTCGCGAAAAACGAAACGGCGAAAAAGGAACAAGCCTCAGCCGCAACTCGACGTAAGTCAGCCGAGCTCGAAGCCACCTAGATTGCGCAATTGCGGCAAATCCAAGAGTCTGGATTCTAGCGATATTTTTCCGAGCAACGAGCAAATCGCCTCCCCGCCGCAACTGCCGGAACATGTGGAAGAGACGACAGGGGCAGTAAACAATTCCGAGGTCACCGAGGACAGCGCGGTCAAATGTGACGAATCGGGACCGCCGAAAGATACGACGCGTGAGATTATTGACAAACGCGAGGAGAGCAACGGACACGTTACTCACGAGACTCAAACCGAAGAGAAGCCGAGTCAACCGCAAGCTGTCGCGTCACCCGTCAA AGGATCGAGTCCGAGCGGATCGTTCGTCTCGTCGCTCGACGGTCTCGCCGCGAGACTTCGAGATTTCGACGACAGTCATTCCTTGCCACCTCCTTCCCCTCGGCCATCATCGAG ATTGCCGAGGAGTTCGCCGAGTAGTCCAGCACCGTCTAAGAAAGGCAAGAGACCGGCATCGGCTTCTCCGATCCGTAGAAGGCTTTTATCCAGTCCATTGTTAAGCAGAAGGATGCGAAAGAGTCGTGGCGAAAGCTCAGACGAGGAGGGTCTTCTTCAGGACGATTCCTCGTCGACGACGAGTTATCGAGATTTAGAAACATTCCAGAAGGCTCAATTACGTCAGAAG CTCAAGCAAAGAGGAGCGGGAATTTCCAAGCCGGAAGCGATAAGACGCGACGCACAACTCGTGATGCACAATAAGGCGCCCATGTGGAATGAGTCCAGCCAAGTGTATCAGCTCGATTTCGGCGGTAGAGTGACTCAGGAAAGCGCCAAGAACTTTCAGATCGAGTTCAGAGGTAGACAG gtaaTGCAGTTCGGAAGAATAGACGGCAACGCGTACACGTTGGATTTCCAGTATCCGTTCAGCGCTTTGCAAGCATTCGCCGTCGCTCTGGCGAACGTCACGCAACGACTTAAGTAA
- the LOC140671642 gene encoding RWD domain-containing protein 1, translating into MMDYKDEQHNEIEALESIYCGELEILATEPFYTFAIPIKTEEYETDTVNGLSCRLEFTYTSKYPDEPLLISIAELENFEDGDDEKLKAHLTEQMSENLGMVMVFTLVSAAQEWLNVQWDKIKVRREETAAQKQREEEEAERKRFEGTRVTVESFLSWKEKFDEEMGYTKRKELADREGKKLTGRELFMTDKTLDQSDLKFLDDGDAVKVDESLFQNLDDLDLEDDDEDDPDFDPNISDDSA; encoded by the exons atgatggaTTATAAAGATGAACAGCACAATGAAATCGAAGCTTTGGAGTCAATTTATTGTGGGGAATTGGAAA TTTTAGCAACAGAGCCGTTTTATACATTTGCTATACCGATTAAAACGGAAGAATACGAGACAGACACTGTCAATGGTCTTAGTTGTCGGTTagaatttacatatacatcaAAGTATCCAGATGAACCGCTGCTTATATCGATTGCGGAACTGGAAAATTTCGAGGATGGTGATGATGAGAAATTAAAGGCCCATCTGACAGAACAGATGAGCGAAAATCTTGGTATGGTTATGGTTTTCACATTAGTTAGCGCAGCTCAAGAATGGCTTAATGTACAGtgggataaaataaaagtaaggAGAGAAGAGACTGCTGCACAAAAacagagagaggaagaagaagcagAAAGG AAACGATTTGAGGGAACTCGTGTAACGGTGGAATCTTTTCTGAGCTGGAAAGAGAAATTTGACGAAGAAATGGGTTATACGAAACGAAAAGAATTGGCAGATCGTGAAGGAAAAAAGTTAACAGGGAGAGAATTGTTTATGACTGATAAAACATTGGATCAATCCGATCTCAAATTCTTAGATGATG gtGATGCCGTAAAAGTAGATGAAAGTTTGTTCCAAAATCTAGACGACTTAGATTTAGAAGATGATGATGAAGATGACCCAGACTTTGATCCAAATATCTCGGATGATAGTGCCTAA